ACTCCAACAACTCGTCGCCGCCTGCCACTGGATCGGCGCCCAAGGCTGGGCGCCAGCCACCGGCGGGAATATGTCCGTGCGCCAGGACGCCGACTGGTGCTGGCTAAGCGAATCCGGCAAAGACAAAGGCAGCCTGACGACCGGGGACTTTTTGCAGGTTTCCATTGCCGATAACCACGCGCCCTCCGGCCGTAAACCCTCGGCGGAAACCGGCCTGCACACGCTGATTTACCGCCTCTACCCGGACGCCAACGCCGTATTGCACGTACACACCGTGAACGCGACGGTGCTCTCGCGGGTGGAAAAATCCCCTGTCCTGCATCTGAACGGTTTTGAGATGCAAAAATCCCTGAGCGGCCAGACCACGCACCTGGACACCGTGCCGGTGGCCATTTTCGACAACGACCAGGATATCGACGCGCTGGCGGCTCGCATCGCCGACTATGCGCAGACACATCCGCTGCGCTATGGTTTTCTGCTACGTGGCCACGGGCTAACCTGCTGGGGGCGCGATGTCGCCGAAGCCCGCCGCCACCTGGAAGGGCTGGAGTTTTTATTTGAATGCGAAATGCAGCGTCGCCTGCTGGAGAGATCATGATCCGCGCTATCGTTACCGATATTGAAGGCACCACCAGTGATATCCGTTTTGTGCATAACGTCCTGTTCCCTTACGCCCGTGAACGCCTGGCGGCGTTTGTCACGGCGGAGCAGTACAACGAGCCGGTGAGCACCATCCTGGATAATCTGCGGGAAGAGATCGCCCAGCCACAAGCCAGCATCGCCGAACTGATTGAGGTGCTGTTTGCTTTTATGGATGAAGATCGCAAATCAACGGCGCTGAAAGCGTTGCAGGGCATTATCTGGCGCGACGGTTATGTGAACGGCGATTTCAAAGGCCACCTTTACCCGGACGTGTTGCCCCAGCTTGAGAAATGGAAAGCGCAGGGTGTTGATCTGTATGTATATTCCTCTGGCTCGGTGGCGGCGCAAAAACTGTTATTTGGCTACAGCGACGAAGGTGATATTACTCCTCTGTTCAGCGGGTATTTCGACACGCTAGTTGGCGCGAAACGCGACGTGCAGTCGTACCGCAATATTGCCGCACAGATTGGGCTGCCGCCCGCGTCCATTTTGTTCCTCTCCGATATTCACCAGGAGCTGGACGCCGCCGAAGCGGCAGGTTTTCGCACCACGCAACTGATTCGCGGCGATGATGACGCAGCCAGCCATCATTACCAGGTTCCCTCTTTCAGCAACATTAAGCCGGAGCAGATCCCTTCATGAGCGCACTGACGATTTACACCGATACCGATGCCAGCACGCCGGTGTGGCACAGCACCGACGCCGCAGAGATCCAGCAAAAACTGAACGCCAAAGGTGTGCGTTTTGAACGCTGGCAGGCCGACCGCGATCTCGGCACAAACCCGACACCGGAGACGGTGATCACCGCTTATCAGCACGCCATCGACAAACTGGTGGCCGAGAAAGGTTATCAGAGCTGGGATGTGATCAGCCTGCGCGCCGACAACCCGCAGAAAGAGGCGATGCGCGCCAAATTCCTTAACGAACACACGCATGGCGAAGATGAAGTGCGCTTCTTTGTGGAAGGCGCTGGCTTGTTTTGCCTGCACATCGGCAGCGACGTTTACCAGGTGCTGTGCGAGAAAAACGACCTGATTTCCGTCCCCGCCGGAACCCCGCACTGGTTTGATATGGGCTCAGAGCCAAACTTCACGGCGATCAGGATTTTTGATAATCCCGAAGGGTGGATCGCGCAGTTTACCGGCAGTGAAATTGCGGACGGGTATCCGCGGTTGGGTTAAGCTTTTTTATTCTTCCAGAAATAGCTGTAATTAAATGTTGCAATAAATTATCTTTTGAATGTAAAGGCATAGACAACTATGCCTTTATTACATTAACCTACTAACCTTAATTCACCCTCATATCTCTGTAGGATGTTTTTTATTTTGCTGTATAAATTAGTCTGTTCGAAATGTTGCGAGGAATAATAAAGCCGAAGGTTCCTTTCTATTTTATCCTGATTGATGTTTTTGTCATTTGTAAAAGCGCCTTTATAAAGTTTACTTAAAACATTCGTAAAATCATGTCCATTGCAGATATGGAGTATATCTACCGCTTTACTTTTATATTCATTGTAAAGTCTCAATATATAATCTCTATCTATTTCTTTTTTATATCGCCTCAATACACTATCAATAAAAGCGTTTTTATCAAAAATTATTCTAAAATCATCGAAATGCAAAAAAAGTTCTACATCTAAGCTCGCAAAATTAAAACCAAAATCATGTTCGATATTTATCCATTTCAAAATACCAATATGATAACAAACATCCAATATATTCTTTTCAATTTCTGATATTAGAGTGTTTTCATCAATATGCTCATAACTTTTTGGGTTTGTGTATTCGAAGAAAAACTTCCTCATAAACCCGCAGTTAATCATCATAACTTCAATATCATGGAAATCGGTTAGAAATATATCTTTATAAGTTCGTTCTAATATCAAATCGAAATCTGCATCACATACTCCATAGACTTTATCATTACCTGCTTCACGTAATTTGCGTACAGATTCAATAACCGAAATCTTGCCCTTACAAGGTGAGTCATAATGAATAGAATCATGAAGTTTCATACATTTAAAAAAACTTATATCTGTTCTACCCTCCACTACAATTAATATCTTCCCAGAATATTTCTCACTTTTGAATAAGAGCATCATTGAACCAACCCAATCAAGTTCTGTCGTACTCTCTTTTAATGACTTCATAATCTAAATCCCCTCCCCACTCATATCAAACAAGTCATGAGTAAGATCCCAGCGGGTGTTTATTATCGTAGGTGAGTGCGTTGCAATTAACACATTAATTGGCTTATTAATTTTTTGTATTTTACTTACAGCTTCAAGGAAAATTTTTTGCCAAGCAACGTGAAGGGAAATCTCGGGCTCATCAATCAGGATTACTGTCTTTTCTTTAGGTTTAAAGATCATATCATAATAAATTATGACCTGATTTTGCTCACCGGAAGATAAGCTATTTAAGGGAATAATTTCATTCTCATTACCTTCTTCAACAAAATAAAAACCTCTTTCTTTATTAACTTTTATTTTTTTAAAAGATAAAACACTATCACTAATTATATTGACAAATAAATCTATTTTTTTATACAAATCAGCATACGGCTCAAGTTTTTTTAATGCATCGGCAACATATAAATTTAGTACCTCACCGTAAGCCGCAGAAATTTCCGAAGAAAGGAAATAATTAGATGAAAAACCATCATCTGACTCAATTAGTTCATATTTTAGTAAATCATCTTTTATATCCTGCAGCCCCCTAAGCCTTTCTGTAATATTTATGTATCTACTTCCACCCACTGAATTCTCTATTTTTTCAAAAAGCCTAGTCGGAAAAGATGAATCTAATTTCTGAGAAGTGATCGAAGCATTTAATGAAACTTTCGCCATTCTTTTTCTTAGATCTTCCGCTAATTGACTTATTTTAATTTTTTTTGAATCCAAATCTTGCAGTCACTGAGCTTTAATAAAGATAGATGTAATATCACCAAAGTATGACAAAAAAACATCTGGTTTTAACCCTAAAAAGTCATTTTTTGTATCAAGACTTTTTAGACGCAGTTCTATTTTCTCACCTTTATCATCTACATAGTAAATATCCTTATCATTAGATATCTCTTCATTTATATGCTCAACTGTTACTCTATCTGCTTTTAAATCTGACAAAGTTATCATTAAATTTGTATGATTTCTTTCAATACTTATTGAGAGGCCACCAACAAATGATAAATAAATCGATTTGAATTTTATACTAGATAAGTTCTTGAAATCGTTTTTTAGGATAGAATCAATTATTCTTAAAAGCATTGTTTTACCATAACCATTTGGCCCAGTAATAATGCTTATATCTTGTGACTCCAAAATAAGGTTGTAATCTAAACGTCCAAACAACCCTTTAACAATCATAGCCTTATAGACATTCCTTATGACCTCTATGATCTGATGAATACTATCATTCTACGTATAACATATATATTTCCAAAAATTCATCACTACATCGCACTCTTTAACTTGAGGAAAATAACTGTTAACCGTAATGGTAGCATGACTATTTCTGCACAAAAAAAATTATTATATTCGTATTATCAGATTTCGCTAGCATGTCATTGCCGAGATTTTAGAAATTGATGTTTTATCATATCGATAGCATTATTTTCGTTAATTATATACCAACCTAATAATACACCATAGCAAATATAATCAACGAATATTGTTTATGACTTTACTTGGCTCGATTCCCACTAATCTCGCCAAATGTACAAACTCGACCACATCTAATCTTCTTTCACCACTCTCAATTTTGGCGATAAAGGATTGTGGACGGCCGAGTGCTTCGGCAAGCTGCGCCTGCGTGATGCCGCGTTCTTTGCGAGCTCTTTTGAGGGCGATGATAACGCGTTGGTACTCTTCTGAATAAATGGAGGCCATAAAATCGATTCCTTGAAAAATATCCTGAAATCGAATATCTATCGGTTGCCTTTTTATCCCAAAACAGGATAATTGAGCACATAACAACCACGTGTAAGGAGAACACAATGGAAGATCAGAACTGGCATCCAGCAGATATCATTGCCGCATTGAAAAAACGTGGCACCAGTCTGGCGGCGTTGTCTCGCGAATCAGGATTATCCTCATCAACACTGGCGAACGCACTGTCAAGACCGTGGCCAAAAGGTGAGTATTTAATCGCTCAGGCACTGAATATAGCGCCGGAAACGATATGGCCAGATCGCTATAGGGATCAAAAAGGAAACAAAATTGAACGTCGCTTTCGCAAAGCCTTTCGTTGATTATGCTTTATAAACAAAAGGTTATTGTTTTACCTCCTTGCTCTCTTCCACTTGAGGGGAGAGCAAAATACGTTAAGCTGATGCTGAATGAAGATTCTTGGTATCGGGTGATTAACGCCATTGAAAATCCCCCCAAACCCAATGAAAAACTCAAGCAAGCAGCCAAACGGCTGTCGAAAATCAAATCCTGAGGGTGATTCCCTCCTTAAATTGATAGCTTCCCTTCAAAGAAAAATTACCAGCCTGACCGTTTTGCTACCATTATCAAACTTCCCCGCGCCCCGCACTGGCAATCTCCCCCGTCACAGGCAACACTCTGTAAGCTGCCAGCACATATAAAGGAGCAAAACATGACGGGTGATTTTTACTGGATTAACGAACCGCAGCAGTGGCGCGAAACGCAGGGCAAAGTGGAAGTGGTGACCGATGGAAGCACCGATTTCTGGCGTAAAACCTGGTACGGATTTGAGCGTTTCAGCGGCCACGGTTTTGTGCGCGATGTGACGGGTGATTTCACCTTTCAGGTGCGGATACAGGCGCGGTTTTCCGAGCTGTATGACCAGGCGGGCCTGTTGTTGGTCGCGGACGAGCAGAACTGGTTAAAAGCCGGGATTGAGTTTAACGATGGCGCGCCAGCCATCGGCAGCGTGCTGACGCAGGGTTATTCGGACTGGGCGACCGGTATTTTCCCCGGTGACGCGGGCGATTTCTGGCTGCGCCTGAGCCGCAAAGGCGACGCGCTACGGCTGCAATACTCCACCGATGGGCGCGTCTGGCCCCTGCTGCGGCTGTGTCATTTTCCGCATTCGCGCTGCGCGATGGGTGTGATGTGCTGCACGCCGGAACGAGCCGGGCAGGAAGTCGCGTTTTCAGATATGACGCTCACGCCGTTGCTGGAGAAAGATCTGCACGACTTGAGCTAGTTTCGCCATGCTTCCACCGGGGATCACCGTTTCGTTTTCCGTTCGGTGACAACCAACAACACAGGCGACCGAAAGAGTGGTTTATACGTTTCGGTTGCCAGAAAACGGAAAGCTCACACACCGTTAGAAATATCGCTTCCCTAATTATTTACCTCATAAGTAATTTGCTTTGCTACATGATATTTCAGTGCAGCTAAATGATGCCGTTAAATATCGACAACCAATACAGGATATATTATTTGAAAAATTACAAACCATCATAAATATATTATATAAACCCGACATCACATCTTTTATTAAAAAGCTTACTGATTGTATTTTATGGTCATTTTTAACGTTCATTAACTAGCTAACTAAAAAACAAAACCCACCTCTCTTTTTATTAAATCATCTATGAAGGTTTCGCTTTAGTCGCCGATAAAAATAGAGTTCACCCTGGATATGGAAAGCACCTGAGGCCGTTATGACCATTTTAAAGAAACTGTTATTTGTATTTGCCATTACGTTTATTGCCATGATTGTGCTCGGTGGTTTAAGCATCCGGGCATTAGATAATGCGCAATCACGTTTTGATTATGTTGTTGAAAATAGTTTACCGAGTATCAGCAAGCTCAGCGAAGCGCTCCAGCACCGCGAAGAAGCCCGCCGGCAGATCCTGATGTCCCTGCTGATAAACGATGAAGCGGTATTCACTAAACATATGGCACAAGCGAAAGATGAGTTAAATAAAACCAATGAGATATTTAAATATTATCGCGAGCAACTTATTAGCGATGATATTGATGGTCAGTTATTGAAAAAAACGCAGGATTCCTTTGATGACTATCTGCAAAAAGCAGAATCCATGGTCGGCGTTTATCATAGCGAAGGTATTGAAGCCGCACGCAAAATGGTGTCGGATGGCGGTATTACTGCTAATGCCTCTGTTGCGCTTAGCGCCAATTTAAAAGAGATGCTGGTGCATAATTATAAAATTGCCGCAACATATGCTGAAAATAACCATACGCAATATATCAATACCTTCTGGTTATTGGTCGGAACCATTATCTTTTTACTGGTGTTAATTGGCGTATTCGCTTCAACGATCCTTAGCTATTTAAACAAAGGGTTAAAAAATCTGCAAAACAGTATGGGAACCATCAGCAGCACGCTGGATTTAACTGTCAAAGTGGATCTCAATAAAAAAGATGAACTGGGCGCAACCGCCACCAGTTTTAATGAGTTGATGGCAAAAATCCGCGAAGTGCTGAGCAGTGTGAAAGACGCCAGCAACGAAGTGGATGTCGCGGCAAGCGAAATCGCCAAAAGCAATGATGATCTGTCATCGCGTACCGAATCGCAGGCCTCGTCACTGGAGCAGACCGCCGCCAGCATGAACGAACTGTCGGCCACGGTGCGGCACAATATGGACAACGCCAAAGAGGCAAATGCCTTTATTGGTCGTGTGCAAACCATGGTGAATGAAAGCCATCGTGAGTTGAGTTCACTGCAAAAATCCATCGACGATATTTCTGCTTCTTCGGCGAAAATCTCCGAAATCACCGACATTATTGACGGCATCGCTTTCCAGACTAACATCCTCGCGCTCAACGCGGCGGTGGAAGCAGCCCGCGCAGGTGAGCAGGGTAAAGGCTTTGCCGTGGTCGCCGGTGAGGTGCGTTCGCTGTCGCAACGCTCTTCTGTGGCGGCGCGCGATATTCGCGGCTTAATCGACGAGGCGATTAAAAATGTCGGCCAGGGCGTCAGCTATGCCGCCAACGTGACTACGCGGATGAACGAAGCGCTGGGCGCGGTCGATGAAACCACGGTGCTGATAAACCAGGTAAATAACTCTTCAACCGAGCAGAGCCACGGTATTGATCAGGTTAACGTGGCGGTCAGCCAGATGGAGGGCAACTTGCAGCAGAACGCCGCCATGGTTGAAGAGATGGCCACTGCCGCGAACTCACTCAGCCACCAGGCCGGTAAACTGCTTAACGATGTAAATGCCTTTAAGCTGTAACCCACACTGGTCAGGCAAGCGCATATCCTGAGCACTTGCCTGACAATCTCATCGCGCTCTCTTCCCTCAAAAATATCTATTTCAGATTCATCATACTGATGCTCAGCAGCAGTGCCAGACTCTGCTTCTGCAACGGAATACAAACAGAAAATCACAGAGGCCTACTTTGGCATGGCATTGCGGGGCGCTGGAACATAAACACCCTGGCGATTTGCGTAGCTAAAACGATCAAATAACTATTTGAGTTAATTCGCAAGTGTGGTTTTTATATGTCTTATAAAGCGAACAAAGAGGATTAGCCTTCTCCCATGAAAATCTTAAGAATTTCACTTCTGACAGTATCGCTATCAATTTGCAGTGCGGGCGCCGTCACATTTAATTTAGGCAAGGACATTCAGCAATGCCTTACTTTACCTGCCGATGGCGATGGCGATGGCGATGGCGATGGCGATGGCGATAAGAAAAACCAGACACAATGTAAAAATGAACTGAAAGAGAAATCACAAAAATCACTAGAAGAAACAATCACTAAGATAAAGAAATTGATAAACAACAATTATGATACGCCCTATCACCTTAATGATCCGGAAGGCAGCGAAATAAAAGATCTCTTTTGGGAGAGATTTAATAAATCTCAACAGCTTTGGATCGCATCACGAAATGAGTTCTGCGCAGCGTCAGCGTTATTAGTTGGCGAGTGGGCGGCAAGCCAGGATGATTTACAGACGCAATGCATCATTAATCAAAACAATGATCGCGAGCAGTTATTAAAAGCGACCTATATAAAATAAGCCGCAAGGCACCTTATGCCGGAGTATTTTTGCTGTCGCAGGAAATAAAGCCGGTGGTGATCTTCCCGGCTTCTACAGTAAGCCAAACGCCTCCGGTAAATGGCTAACAAACGCGGTTTTATCGGCTGGATAGTGCCGCGATAACGCAATAAATATCGCCATCAGGTGATGTTTATCATCTGCGTTTAATGTTTGCAGTTCAGCGGCAACCTGCTCCAGCGCGTTGATGGCGGCGTCCTGCTCCAGTTGGTTTTCACCGGTGAACTCAAGGAAAATGACCAAATCAGCGACCACTTTCGCCAGCGCGATTTCACAACGTGTTGGCAATTTCACCTCTCCTTATGGATGCATTTTCAATTGTTTCGGCGCAAATATCACAAAGCGGAACCGCCTTCTTTAACAATCAGCGCTTTCATATGTTCAATACTGAAAACACCCCATTTACCGCCGTAGTCGTTAAAAATTTCCACCGCGAGGCGGTACTCCTCTTCGCTGATGGGCGCGTCTTCTTCGACGATATAATCGCAGATCGTTTCGAACGCTAAACCGCTTTCACCGAAATCGACGTACTCAATGGCAAAGCGCAGTTTCTCTGCATTAACGCGGCCAGCAAAACGTGCACCAAAAACGTTGATGCTTTCGCGCATTACGATCCTCTCTTCTCCCGCGATTCGTTGACCAGCGCACAGACCACCGGCACAGATACGGCCAGCAAAAACAGCACGATGCTGGTCATTGTGTTACCCGCGTTTTCACGCCAGCTGCCGAGCAGCGCTGAAAGGAGAAAAAATCCCACACCGCAGAGCAGCATCACCTTGCCAAAAAGGCGGTTCGCCCGATACCAGGCCGTGTCATCCCGCAAGGTTAGCGCGGTACGCACGCCGTAAAAATGATTGGGTTTAATACGTTGTCGCGCCAGCGGAATGGCAACCGCCATTAACACCAGTATCCCAACGCTGAGGGAGAGAAAGATGTCGTTCATTGCAGGCTCCTTATGCTGAGCAGACACACCCCGGACATTCGTTATGGCAAAACATCATGTTCCCGGCAACGGGATAAAGCAACGGCAATCCCTTGAGTGGGATTGCGCATGTGTTTAGCGAAGGGAAAGAAACCCGCACACCAGGCGGTGCGCGGGAAAGTGCGTGATTTAGAAGAAGGTCAGCAGGCTGAGGTTAAAGCGGTTGTCTTGCGATTCGCCACTTTGATTGCCGCGCGCGTACTCCAGCGTCAGCAAGGCGCTGTTCGGGCTCGCGGCCTGGCTGGCGCTCAGGCGCAAACCGGCACCATACGCGCTACCATGCACCTCTTTTTTCTCCAGCGCCGTCGGTTTTGCCTGGCTTACGGAACCCAGTGAACCGAAGACGTACGGCATTACCGCACTACCAAGATCGGGTGCCCAGGAAAACGCGCCGAGCGGTTGCGGTAAACCCACTTCAGCACGCGCGGCCAGGGCGCTATCGCCGCTGACCGTGCCGGAATCGAATGCCGAAAGCCAACTGCTGCCACCAAGTGAAGCCTGCTCAGAGGACGGCAGCGCCTGGTCAAACGAGGTCTGCGCCAGGCCAGAAAGTGAGAGCTGCACTTTGCCATCCACCAGCGGCTGGCTGTAGTTCATAGTCAGCTCCAGTTTCTGGAAATCCGGATCGGCACCGTTCCTGCTCATCGGCAGGTCAGTGGTGCCGTGGCGCGCGCCCAGGCCGTCGATACCAAAAGAAGCCGTCAGACTGGAGGCAAAACGCGCGTCATAGTCCGTGGTGTAATCCATCGACTGCGCCAGGCGCACAATGCGCAGACGATCATCGGTGAACGGCACGTCATTGTTATTGAACTGCAAATGCTGCGTTTCGTTTTGCACATCCAGCGACAGCAAGGTCGACGTGTTGAAATCACGCGCACGCACCCAGTGGTAGCCGACACGCGATGACAGACGCTGGAAGTGATCGCGCGAGGTCAACCCGCTGTCGGTTTTCGGTTTCGTGCGGCTGTCCACCCCTTCGACGTTCATCCACAAGCCATCAGTACCCAGCGGCACGACCACGCCGAGCGCCCACTGGCGGTTACGCGGCTGCGTATCAGTAAACGGGTTATCACCGCGCGGGTAGCCGTTCAGGCGCACGTATACCTGCTCGCCAAAGCCCGTCAGGTTGTTAAGCTGGCCGCCAAGCCCGAGTGAGTACTTACCCAGCTCGTCAGAAAGACCGTTATCAAAGGTCACCAGCCCGGCAACCGGATCGTAGCGACCATCCACAATCAGCACCGTTGAGCCCGGTTTACTGCCCGGTTTGAGGGTCGATTTCAGCATCACGCCCGGTGTGTCGCCTGCTAGCAGCAAACGCCGCTCCAGCGCTTTACGGGTTAAATGTTTCTCGCCCACCAGCGGTTGCAACAGGCTTTCCACCCGGCTGCGCGCGGTGTCCGGCAGCGCAGAGGCATCCACTTTTTCCACATAGCCGTCGGTTACCACCACGTGCAGCGGCGCACCATCTTTGATCTGTTGCGGCGGCAGGCTGACGCGCGCCAGCAAGTAACCCGCTTTGATGTAGACGGTTTCCAGTTCCTGCGCGGCGGCAAACAAATTCGCGGCAGAGACGCGGCGGCCTTTAACGCGCGATTCAATGCGCGCCGTTTCGCTCGCTAACTGTGGAAAACCACCTTCAACCAGCAGACCGGCTGGTGTGACAAACAGTTTTTCCGCGCCGTTCGGCGCCGTAAGCCCGGTAGTGGCCGGCAGCGTGATGCCGCCGCCAGTGTGCTGCTGAACCGGCGCATAAGAGGGTTGCACCAGTTGGCCCGCGCTGGGAGCCGCCATCGCGGCTCCTGCGTGTAAGCTCGCGGCGATACTCAGGCTCAGCAATGTCGGTGCTAAAAGTGAAGAGTGTGAAAATAAACGCATGAGTTATCTCTTATTTTTACTTGCCGGAGCAGGAAAGGGCCAAATCGGCGCCCATGGAACAAACCGCACCCGCCAGTCGAGGATCCGCCGTGGCGATAACCACGTTATCCGCACTGCCAGCGCTGCTGGCATCATGGGTCACCAGCATCGTGTTACCGGTTAATTGACGCGTCACATCCTGCGCCGAGACACGGTTGCCAATGGTGGCGGCTAACGGTGTCGATACCGGTGTTGATGTCGGCGTCGGGGTTGGTGTCGGGGTGCCCGGCTGGTCATTCACCACAAGCGTACCGTCGATATAGTTAATGGTGTAATTACCCAGCCCGTTACCGGTGGCATTGGCGGCAATCACCGCGTAGCTGCCCGCAATGGCGGTGCTGTCTGCACCGTCACTGGTGACATCAACATGGCTAATGGCATCGTTGTTCAGCAGGCCGCTTGCGCTATAGCCCAGTTGCACGGTGCTACCGGCCGTCTTGCTGCCGCTATTCGCGGTGATGGTCAGCGCGGCTGGCGTCACGTTCAGCGTGCCGTTGTAGCTAATAACGTAGTTGGACAAACCGCTGCCGGTTGCACCGCTACCATTGATGCCGTAACTGCCAACATTAGCCGTCGCCGCTGCACCTGCGCTGTTCAGCGCGACACCGGTAACGGTGTCGCCATTGAGCAGGCCGAGCACGCTGTAATCGTTCAGACTGACAAGATCGCCGTAGGTTTTGCTGGCGTTGCCCGCGTTAATAACCAGTTGCGCTGGCGTCACGTTCAGCGAACCTGCGCCGTAACTGATGGTGTAGTTCGACAAGCCGTTGCCGCTTGCATTGCTGGCGTTAATGGCATAACTGCCCACGCCTGCGGTGATGGCGGCACCGGCGCTGTTAAGGGCGACATTCGTTACCGTATCGCCGTTTAACAAGCCCACAATACTGTAGCCACTTAAATTCGCCGCACCGCCGTAAACCTTACTGGCGTTATCGGCGGTGATGGTCAGCGTCGCGGGCGTGACGGTCAGATTGCCGTTGCGATAGACAACGTTGTAGTTGGCAAGCCCGGTGCCCGTCACGTTGCTGCCCACAATGCTGTAGCTGCCAACGTTAGCCGTAGTGGCAAAACCCAGGCTGGTATAGGTCAAGCCATTGACGGTGTCACCGTTAACCAGGCCTTGCGCGGTGTAATTCACCAATCCCGGGAACTGGCCATACACTTTGCTGGCGTTATCCACGTTGATGGTCAGCGTGGCTGGCGTCACCGTGGCGCCAACGCCCACAACGCTGGCCGTCTGCCCGTTAGCTTTAAGCGCGCTGACACCGGCGGTATCCAGCGCATAACTGCCGACGTTATCGGTACTTCTCAGGCCGTTCGTCAGGCTACCGCTGATGGCGTTCCAGAAGCCGGCACCGTAGTAAGTTGTAATCGGGTTCGCACCATAGATGGCAGTTTGCGCCACGCCAACAATGCCGGACACACCGAACAGCGCAGGCATGGCGGAGCCGGTGGCCGGTGCCCAGGCTTTATTATCCAGCCCGATAAAACTCGCGCTGTTGTTCATTTGCGCGGTGGTTAAACCGGTGATCGCTTCCGTACCGTTCGCACCGCGCCCGATGCCTGCCGCGACGTTATCGCTATTCCAGTAGAGGTTACTCTGCGTTCCGCTCCCGCTTTTGGAACCTACCACCCCGCCAATCGCGCTGGGTGTTGAGGTCACGTTGATGGTATTGGTTGCAATGCTATTGCTGATCGTTCCGGTGTTGCTGCCCGCCAGCCCACCTGCCTGCGCGTTCAAACCAGCGTTAATCACGCCGGAGGAGTAGACGTTATTGATACTCCCGGCGTTATTGCCTGTCAGCCCGCCGACATAACCAATCGCGCCACCCATCCCGCTGCCGGTCACGCTACCGGAAACGTAACTGGCGCTAATGGTGCCGCCCGCCATGTTGTAACCGGTCAAACCGCCGACATACTGTAAGCCGTTGCCGCTGGTACCGGAGAGGTTCAGGGAGCCGTCGAAATAACTTTGCGTAATGTTTTTGCTGTTCTGCCCGACCAAT
This genomic interval from Kosakonia sacchari SP1 contains the following:
- a CDS encoding methyl-accepting chemotaxis protein translates to MTILKKLLFVFAITFIAMIVLGGLSIRALDNAQSRFDYVVENSLPSISKLSEALQHREEARRQILMSLLINDEAVFTKHMAQAKDELNKTNEIFKYYREQLISDDIDGQLLKKTQDSFDDYLQKAESMVGVYHSEGIEAARKMVSDGGITANASVALSANLKEMLVHNYKIAATYAENNHTQYINTFWLLVGTIIFLLVLIGVFASTILSYLNKGLKNLQNSMGTISSTLDLTVKVDLNKKDELGATATSFNELMAKIREVLSSVKDASNEVDVAASEIAKSNDDLSSRTESQASSLEQTAASMNELSATVRHNMDNAKEANAFIGRVQTMVNESHRELSSLQKSIDDISASSAKISEITDIIDGIAFQTNILALNAAVEAARAGEQGKGFAVVAGEVRSLSQRSSVAARDIRGLIDEAIKNVGQGVSYAANVTTRMNEALGAVDETTVLINQVNNSSTEQSHGIDQVNVAVSQMEGNLQQNAAMVEEMATAANSLSHQAGKLLNDVNAFKL
- a CDS encoding lysozyme inhibitor LprI family protein: MKILRISLLTVSLSICSAGAVTFNLGKDIQQCLTLPADGDGDGDGDGDGDKKNQTQCKNELKEKSQKSLEETITKIKKLINNNYDTPYHLNDPEGSEIKDLFWERFNKSQQLWIASRNEFCAASALLVGEWAASQDDLQTQCIINQNNDREQLLKATYIK
- a CDS encoding MafI family immunity protein; the protein is MRESINVFGARFAGRVNAEKLRFAIEYVDFGESGLAFETICDYIVEEDAPISEEEYRLAVEIFNDYGGKWGVFSIEHMKALIVKEGGSAL
- a CDS encoding SdpI family protein, coding for MNDIFLSLSVGILVLMAVAIPLARQRIKPNHFYGVRTALTLRDDTAWYRANRLFGKVMLLCGVGFFLLSALLGSWRENAGNTMTSIVLFLLAVSVPVVCALVNESREKRGS
- a CDS encoding ShlB/FhaC/HecB family hemolysin secretion/activation protein, which encodes MAAPSAGQLVQPSYAPVQQHTGGGITLPATTGLTAPNGAEKLFVTPAGLLVEGGFPQLASETARIESRVKGRRVSAANLFAAAQELETVYIKAGYLLARVSLPPQQIKDGAPLHVVVTDGYVEKVDASALPDTARSRVESLLQPLVGEKHLTRKALERRLLLAGDTPGVMLKSTLKPGSKPGSTVLIVDGRYDPVAGLVTFDNGLSDELGKYSLGLGGQLNNLTGFGEQVYVRLNGYPRGDNPFTDTQPRNRQWALGVVVPLGTDGLWMNVEGVDSRTKPKTDSGLTSRDHFQRLSSRVGYHWVRARDFNTSTLLSLDVQNETQHLQFNNNDVPFTDDRLRIVRLAQSMDYTTDYDARFASSLTASFGIDGLGARHGTTDLPMSRNGADPDFQKLELTMNYSQPLVDGKVQLSLSGLAQTSFDQALPSSEQASLGGSSWLSAFDSGTVSGDSALAARAEVGLPQPLGAFSWAPDLGSAVMPYVFGSLGSVSQAKPTALEKKEVHGSAYGAGLRLSASQAASPNSALLTLEYARGNQSGESQDNRFNLSLLTFF